The proteins below come from a single Paraburkholderia flagellata genomic window:
- a CDS encoding response regulator transcription factor produces MTKATQDVRIVVADDHPVVLTAISDYLDNLPGFRVVAKAATGAGLIDALRDTECELIITDFSMQGDVEDEDGLRLVSRLRRLYPATPVIVFTMVTNGGILHQLAQLGVAGLIGKDEPIPALGEVCRRALAEPGTALSARIAERLAKEGSTVDEFQRNQPLSPRELEVVRLFALGLSVTEISKRLNRSVTTVATQKRAAMRKLHLESNADLIRYAGEHGFA; encoded by the coding sequence ATGACGAAGGCAACGCAAGATGTGCGGATCGTGGTGGCCGACGACCATCCGGTCGTGCTGACAGCGATCAGCGACTACCTCGACAACCTGCCAGGCTTCAGGGTCGTCGCGAAAGCCGCCACCGGCGCGGGGCTCATCGACGCCTTGCGCGACACCGAGTGCGAGTTGATCATCACCGACTTCTCGATGCAGGGCGACGTCGAAGACGAAGACGGCCTGCGGCTCGTCAGCCGGTTGCGGCGGCTCTATCCCGCCACACCCGTGATCGTGTTCACGATGGTCACCAACGGCGGCATCCTGCACCAGCTTGCGCAGCTCGGCGTGGCCGGCCTCATCGGCAAAGATGAGCCGATTCCCGCGCTCGGCGAAGTCTGCCGGCGCGCGCTCGCGGAACCGGGCACCGCGCTTTCCGCGCGGATTGCCGAACGCCTCGCCAAGGAAGGCTCGACAGTCGACGAATTTCAGCGCAACCAGCCGCTGTCGCCGCGCGAGCTCGAAGTGGTGCGGCTCTTCGCGCTGGGCCTGAGCGTCACCGAAATCTCGAAGCGGTTGAACCGCTCGGTCACCACCGTCGCCACACAAAAGCGCGCGGCCATGCGCAAACTCCATCTCGAATCGAATGCCGATCTGATCCGTTACGCCGGCGAACACGGATTCGCGTAA
- a CDS encoding hybrid sensor histidine kinase/response regulator, with protein sequence MPRSAHRDAFTQASPYEALRALERNLRRERRVFAMLTGLLIFAALCMAAVAIGSLGFAALRAQTLEAIALSAHANTRLERQFTILGSAAVLLVSADSSASAAQTDATSSQRCSPAFNGMEDASDLSAVCDRFVSAVGTVSSDVPVMFLRVDGSAAYGHGIAPKGSRLPPRDAARLLADTVLLRIAARGQDSVAMAHALKVVWFRPPPTLGFAPNLALGALPVLRNGKPYAFVITSVDVETLDRPPAGAPSSISATLFNVDGAMLTGPLTPAAAQYLDRIVASLPRSAFHVLPRFGYVWREPPLAHDFGHYIVALSWRDFFALIRTPALVVLALTAALIAMLLALSRYWNRHVLMHTYDEATRALEGELLNHLLVHATPVGLCIVRRSNFEIVVANQIVRNVLGLDAHATRLPSALCAEFEKHSPWPEAASRDEKTPVYELPYSLERPDGEGLHLAVTYAPATMNREDVMFCAVADMSKHYEVERLLREAKRLSDEAARAKVSFFAAMSHEIRTPLGSLVGNIELIARGPLAPEQEARVQAMQISAAELLQIVSDVLDFSKIDVGQMKLVEEAGSIAGLLVRVALAHAPLAVRQRVPFYLVMDRAIPAQLHFDAMRLAQIVNNLLSNAFKFTRSGKIVLRARWRESALEISVSDSGGGIDEDLKPQLFQPFTQGDAQKLTQARGTGLGLSICARLTELMHGRIALDSALGVGTRVTVTLPLRSEGAATAGEAWTLPDVHPAILCRAPENHEWLANLFDTRVSTPTFLSPDEPQHEGSFDYVLVTDEFTRDEVARLWPAGMKVVWLRQDGPLVPLELAGGAIEVSLYSLTGIRAATQLLKRGTAAAAAVEMPHHVPANGDHFATLNVLIAEDNLLNRGLLRDQLRTLGASVVEAKDGEEALVRLDEHQVDLVLTDLNMPGMNGSALLQAARAKFPLLPIYALSADALPEQIAQGRALGFTDYLTKPLALAELARVLAFVSTQIRSGQESGETAVAAGTDRPGYAVEEDSESPEDEEPPRFPTLAPALAELFIEQADRDIAEYAHIAQQRDFTRLREWAHRVSGGLAVLGPSMLNEACLELRTTLRERGEWTGDVSDLAAAVVEELEAMRALAAHRDAV encoded by the coding sequence ATGCCACGCTCGGCCCATCGGGACGCTTTCACCCAGGCCTCGCCTTATGAAGCGCTCAGGGCGCTCGAGCGCAACCTGAGGCGGGAGCGGCGCGTCTTCGCGATGCTCACAGGCCTGCTGATCTTCGCGGCGCTGTGCATGGCGGCGGTCGCGATCGGCAGTCTGGGGTTCGCGGCGCTGCGCGCGCAGACGCTGGAGGCGATCGCCTTGAGTGCGCACGCCAACACGCGGCTCGAGCGGCAGTTCACGATACTCGGAAGCGCGGCAGTTCTCCTTGTGAGCGCAGACTCCTCCGCATCCGCCGCACAAACGGACGCCACGTCATCCCAGCGCTGTTCACCGGCGTTCAACGGCATGGAAGACGCATCGGATCTGAGTGCGGTCTGCGATCGCTTCGTGTCAGCCGTCGGCACAGTTTCGTCAGACGTCCCCGTCATGTTTTTGCGAGTCGACGGCAGTGCCGCGTACGGGCACGGTATCGCGCCGAAGGGTTCCCGGTTGCCTCCTCGCGACGCGGCGCGCCTGCTGGCCGATACGGTGCTCCTGCGCATCGCGGCGCGTGGGCAGGATAGCGTCGCCATGGCCCATGCCTTGAAGGTCGTTTGGTTCCGGCCGCCGCCGACACTCGGTTTTGCTCCCAATCTCGCACTCGGCGCGCTGCCGGTGCTCAGAAACGGCAAGCCCTACGCGTTCGTCATCACGAGTGTGGATGTCGAAACGCTCGACCGCCCTCCCGCTGGCGCCCCCTCGTCGATTTCTGCCACGCTGTTCAATGTGGACGGCGCAATGCTCACCGGCCCGCTGACGCCCGCTGCGGCACAGTATCTCGACCGGATCGTCGCGTCCCTGCCGCGCAGCGCCTTCCACGTACTGCCGCGCTTCGGCTACGTATGGCGCGAGCCGCCGCTCGCGCACGACTTCGGTCACTACATCGTGGCGCTCTCGTGGCGCGACTTCTTCGCCCTGATCCGCACGCCCGCGCTCGTCGTTCTCGCGCTCACCGCGGCGCTCATCGCCATGCTCCTCGCGCTCTCGCGCTACTGGAACCGACATGTGCTGATGCACACCTACGACGAGGCCACCCGTGCGCTCGAAGGTGAGCTGCTCAACCATCTGCTCGTTCACGCCACGCCGGTCGGTCTTTGCATCGTCAGACGCAGCAACTTCGAGATCGTCGTGGCCAACCAGATCGTGCGCAACGTGCTCGGCCTCGACGCGCACGCCACGCGTCTGCCGAGCGCCCTGTGCGCGGAATTCGAGAAGCACTCGCCGTGGCCAGAAGCCGCGAGCCGCGACGAGAAGACGCCGGTGTACGAGCTGCCCTACTCGCTCGAGCGCCCCGACGGGGAAGGCCTGCATCTCGCCGTCACCTATGCGCCCGCCACCATGAATCGCGAAGATGTGATGTTCTGCGCTGTCGCCGACATGTCTAAGCACTACGAAGTCGAGCGGCTGCTGCGCGAAGCGAAGCGCTTGAGCGACGAAGCCGCGCGCGCAAAAGTGAGCTTCTTCGCCGCGATGAGCCACGAGATCCGCACGCCGCTAGGCTCGCTCGTCGGCAATATCGAGTTGATCGCACGCGGTCCGCTCGCGCCGGAACAAGAGGCGCGCGTGCAGGCCATGCAGATATCTGCTGCGGAACTGCTGCAGATCGTGAGCGACGTGCTCGACTTCTCGAAGATCGATGTCGGCCAGATGAAGCTGGTCGAAGAAGCCGGTTCGATTGCCGGGCTGCTCGTACGCGTCGCGCTCGCCCATGCCCCCCTCGCCGTGCGTCAGCGTGTGCCGTTCTACCTCGTGATGGACCGCGCCATTCCGGCTCAGCTTCACTTCGACGCCATGCGGCTCGCGCAGATCGTCAACAACCTGCTGAGCAACGCGTTCAAGTTCACCCGCTCCGGCAAGATCGTGCTGCGGGCGCGCTGGCGCGAAAGCGCGCTGGAGATCAGCGTGAGCGACTCCGGCGGCGGCATTGACGAGGACCTCAAGCCCCAACTGTTTCAGCCTTTCACGCAAGGCGACGCCCAGAAACTCACGCAGGCGCGTGGCACCGGCCTCGGGCTGTCCATCTGCGCGCGCCTGACCGAGCTCATGCACGGACGAATCGCGCTCGACAGCGCGCTCGGCGTGGGCACGCGCGTCACGGTCACGCTACCGCTGCGCTCCGAGGGCGCGGCCACGGCAGGTGAGGCGTGGACGCTTCCCGACGTACATCCCGCCATTTTGTGCCGTGCGCCTGAAAACCACGAATGGCTCGCCAATCTATTCGATACGCGTGTGAGCACGCCAACCTTCCTGAGCCCGGATGAACCGCAGCACGAGGGTTCGTTCGATTACGTGCTTGTGACCGACGAGTTCACACGCGACGAAGTTGCGCGGCTCTGGCCGGCCGGCATGAAAGTCGTGTGGCTGCGTCAGGACGGCCCGCTCGTGCCGCTCGAACTCGCTGGCGGCGCCATCGAAGTGAGCCTGTACAGCCTGACCGGCATTCGCGCGGCGACACAGTTACTAAAGCGCGGCACGGCAGCGGCGGCGGCCGTCGAGATGCCGCACCACGTCCCCGCCAACGGCGATCACTTCGCAACCCTGAATGTTCTGATCGCCGAAGACAATCTGCTCAACCGCGGCCTGCTGCGCGACCAGTTGCGCACACTCGGCGCAAGCGTGGTTGAAGCGAAAGATGGCGAAGAAGCCCTTGTCCGGCTGGACGAGCATCAAGTGGATCTCGTGCTGACCGACCTGAACATGCCGGGCATGAACGGCAGCGCGCTGCTCCAGGCGGCGCGCGCGAAGTTCCCTCTGCTGCCGATCTACGCGTTGAGCGCCGACGCACTGCCCGAGCAGATCGCCCAAGGCCGCGCGCTGGGTTTCACCGATTACCTCACTAAACCGCTCGCGCTCGCGGAACTCGCCCGCGTGCTGGCATTCGTGTCCACACAAATCCGCTCAGGGCAGGAAAGCGGCGAAACCGCAGTAGCAGCCGGGACCGACCGACCCGGCTACGCAGTTGAAGAGGATTCCGAATCACCTGAAGACGAAGAACCGCCTCGCTTCCCGACACTCGCTCCGGCGCTCGCCGAACTCTTCATCGAGCAGGCCGACCGCGACATCGCCGAATACGCCCACATCGCGCAGCAGCGCGACTTCACACGCTTGCGCGAATGGGCGCACCGAGTCTCGGGCGGCCTTGCGGTGCTGGGCCCCTCGATGCTCAACGAAGCCTGCCTCGAATTGCGCACGACCCTGCGCGAGCGGGGCGAATGGACCGGCGACGTGAGCGATCTCGCGGCGGCCGTCGTGGAAGAACTCGAAGCAATGCGCGCGCTCGCGGCGCACCGCGATGCCGTGTGA
- a CDS encoding DUF2946 domain-containing protein produces MNSRKHSLLTAWLGLVAMWLIVLAPLVSQLVAAQHAHEPDAALCSAIQPAGAASTPHLSHDDAFGACGYCHLLEHHVAMPSVAAPEPLAALILARETIAPPVTHDIPLGAFPSGKPRAPPALS; encoded by the coding sequence ATGAATTCACGCAAGCATTCACTGCTGACCGCATGGCTTGGCCTCGTCGCCATGTGGCTCATCGTGCTTGCGCCGCTCGTGAGCCAGCTCGTCGCCGCGCAGCACGCGCATGAGCCGGACGCCGCGCTATGCTCGGCCATACAGCCGGCCGGGGCCGCGAGCACGCCGCATCTTTCGCACGACGATGCATTCGGCGCATGTGGCTACTGCCACCTGCTCGAGCATCATGTGGCGATGCCTTCGGTCGCCGCGCCCGAGCCGCTGGCCGCACTCATCCTCGCGCGCGAGACGATCGCGCCGCCGGTCACGCACGACATCCCCTTAGGCGCCTTCCCTTCGGGCAAGCCGCGCGCCCCACCCGCTCTTTCCTGA
- a CDS encoding TonB-dependent receptor has translation MSTLATRGAGVRSRERATPRALRHAGRLALAMLPRVLPLPLVTPIVVHAAYAAEAQATDTTSATTLPTVTVSAATGAAATPAVDPNLPATVETVTPAQFGNWNVVNTEDVLKYLPNLAVRKRYVGDLNSIIAVRGTSNTQSARGLVYADGLLLSNLLGNSYSFPPRWSMVFPDQIQQVDVIYGPYSALYPGNSLGATVLITTRMPKAFEANADVQAFTQHFSLYGVNQNFNGSEMSASIGDRIGKFSYLLGVNHLENTSQPLQFATLAQSTKPAQPADVPVHGAYFYNNQTNTPTVVLGVNGEGMQHTVQDQFKLRMQYDFTPTVQGGVTLGYWHQSYNNATSTFLYDANGNPVYSGKVSINAYEYTVPAAAFAPSRGWSENWLYGATLRTHQATGWNAEAIASYYDVSNSVARTANAGGPGNGPGVMTLGDGTGWKTFDLKTTWTPATPDAGLAAHWLTFGYHYDDYALDNRTYNTLAWRDGGANSFANAFAGKTETQAVYAQDAWRFLPRWKFVYGVRYENWRAFDGYQALGSVNVPYANVGDHHFSPKASLSFDVTDDLTLRASIARAYRFPTVSELFQGQVNGSSIVNNNPNLRPEDDLSKELSAEWAHWNGLFRLTLFQDDVKNTIFSQTDTTVIPNVTNFQNIGKVRSRGVETSYQGEDVMLRGLDLAANVAYTQSKILENAQNPASVGKYFYRIPLWRANLVSTYRFDARSALTLAARYSGRQYNTLTNTDTNPNVFGGTSTYTVADVKYTFRPTKKSQIGVGVDNLFDARYFVYHPYPGRTYYLEAKLGI, from the coding sequence ATGTCCACGCTTGCCACGCGTGGCGCTGGCGTTCGCTCGCGCGAACGCGCAACGCCGCGCGCGCTTCGGCATGCCGGGCGCCTCGCGCTCGCCATGCTGCCGCGCGTCTTGCCGCTGCCTCTCGTTACGCCCATCGTCGTTCATGCAGCGTATGCTGCCGAGGCGCAAGCCACTGACACCACCTCGGCGACCACGCTGCCCACCGTCACGGTCAGTGCCGCCACTGGCGCGGCCGCCACGCCCGCAGTCGACCCCAACCTGCCCGCGACGGTGGAAACCGTCACGCCCGCACAATTCGGGAACTGGAACGTCGTCAACACCGAGGATGTGCTCAAGTACCTGCCCAATCTCGCCGTGCGCAAACGCTACGTGGGCGACTTGAATTCGATCATCGCCGTGCGCGGCACGAGCAATACGCAAAGTGCGCGCGGCCTCGTCTATGCCGACGGCCTGCTCCTTTCCAATTTGCTCGGCAACAGTTACAGCTTCCCGCCACGCTGGTCGATGGTGTTCCCCGACCAGATCCAGCAAGTGGATGTGATTTATGGGCCGTATTCCGCGCTCTATCCCGGCAACTCGCTCGGCGCCACCGTGCTCATCACCACGCGCATGCCGAAGGCGTTCGAAGCGAACGCGGACGTGCAGGCGTTCACCCAGCATTTCAGCCTCTACGGTGTGAACCAGAACTTCAACGGCAGCGAGATGAGCGCGTCGATCGGCGACCGTATCGGCAAATTCTCGTATTTGCTTGGCGTGAACCACCTGGAGAACACGAGCCAGCCGCTGCAGTTCGCCACGCTCGCGCAATCGACGAAACCCGCGCAGCCGGCCGACGTGCCCGTGCACGGCGCGTACTTTTACAACAACCAGACGAACACGCCCACCGTCGTGCTCGGCGTGAACGGCGAAGGCATGCAGCATACGGTGCAGGACCAGTTCAAGCTGCGTATGCAGTACGATTTCACGCCCACCGTGCAAGGCGGCGTGACGCTCGGCTACTGGCATCAGTCCTACAACAACGCCACGTCGACCTTCCTTTACGACGCGAACGGCAACCCCGTGTATAGCGGCAAGGTGTCGATCAACGCCTACGAGTACACCGTACCCGCCGCGGCGTTCGCACCGAGCCGCGGCTGGAGCGAAAACTGGCTGTATGGCGCGACGCTGCGCACCCACCAGGCCACCGGCTGGAACGCAGAAGCCATTGCTTCGTACTACGACGTAAGCAACAGCGTGGCGCGCACAGCGAACGCGGGGGGACCTGGCAATGGCCCCGGCGTCATGACGCTCGGCGACGGCACCGGCTGGAAGACGTTCGACCTCAAGACGACGTGGACGCCCGCCACGCCCGATGCCGGTCTCGCCGCGCACTGGCTCACTTTCGGCTATCACTACGACGACTACGCGCTCGACAACCGCACGTATAACACGCTCGCGTGGCGCGACGGCGGCGCAAACAGCTTTGCCAATGCCTTCGCGGGCAAGACCGAAACCCAGGCGGTCTACGCACAGGACGCCTGGCGCTTCCTCCCGCGCTGGAAGTTCGTGTACGGCGTGCGCTACGAAAACTGGCGGGCTTTCGACGGCTATCAGGCGCTCGGCAGCGTCAATGTGCCTTATGCGAACGTCGGCGACCATCACTTCTCGCCAAAGGCTTCGCTCTCGTTCGACGTCACCGACGACCTCACGCTGCGGGCATCGATTGCGCGTGCCTACCGCTTCCCGACTGTGAGCGAGTTGTTCCAGGGGCAGGTGAACGGTTCGTCCATCGTCAACAACAATCCGAACCTGCGCCCGGAGGACGATCTCTCGAAGGAACTGAGCGCCGAATGGGCGCACTGGAACGGCCTCTTTCGCTTGACGCTCTTTCAGGACGACGTAAAAAACACGATCTTCAGCCAGACCGACACGACCGTCATTCCGAACGTCACGAACTTCCAGAACATCGGCAAGGTGCGCTCGCGCGGCGTGGAAACGAGCTATCAGGGTGAAGACGTCATGCTGCGCGGGCTCGATCTCGCGGCGAACGTGGCGTACACACAATCGAAGATTCTGGAGAACGCGCAGAACCCGGCGAGCGTTGGCAAGTACTTCTATCGCATTCCACTGTGGCGCGCGAATCTCGTCTCGACGTACCGCTTCGACGCGCGCTCGGCACTCACGCTCGCCGCGCGCTACTCGGGGCGCCAGTACAACACGCTCACCAACACGGACACGAACCCGAACGTCTTCGGCGGCACGAGCACCTACACGGTCGCCGACGTGAAATACACCTTCCGGCCGACGAAGAAGAGCCAGATAGGCGTGGGCGTCGACAACCTGTTCGACGCGCGCTACTTCGTCTATCACCCGTATCCCGGCCGCACGTACTACCTCGAAGCGAAGCTCGGCATTTGA
- a CDS encoding PepSY-associated TM helix domain-containing protein, whose translation MSTISDPVSAPSVRSTQPGYRTLWRWHFYAGLFVMPLLLVLAITGTIYCFQPQIEPLLYPHRLVVAPTATPRLPVDALLARARAAVPPDARALRAHIESNPARSAEFVFALPGGTKESVYVNPYDGAVLGTLDVDRRFMQVDRMLHRKLLLGKPGELLMELAACWTLVMIATGIALWWPRAGASWRAALLPRFGASGRPFWKSVHASVGIWLAVGALAFVLSGLPWTGSWGKQFKALATRASLGAPRGAWGGGLALKSVLPGVPAAGAAAASGAAAHPRTSHADRQEQGEHAGHDMASMPGMVMDDMPLPLVPWAVGAVPVPHSRDVSSAPPHWTLAQVVTQMHDLGVRDGYDIVLPASPDGVYTVSYFPADPKAERTVYIDQYSGAVLRDIRYDDYGAVSQAISYGTSLHMGRYFGLANQLICAAISLGLGALAVTGFAMWWMRRPARAMGASGTLGAPLRERAAPPLRAWKSALVLLGIVFPLMGATLVAVWLFDRAAFRRA comes from the coding sequence ATGTCCACGATATCCGACCCGGTGAGCGCGCCGTCTGTCCGCTCGACCCAACCCGGCTACCGCACGCTGTGGCGCTGGCATTTTTACGCAGGGCTCTTCGTCATGCCCTTGCTGCTCGTGCTCGCCATCACGGGCACGATCTACTGCTTCCAGCCGCAAATTGAACCGCTGCTTTACCCGCATCGGCTGGTGGTCGCACCGACGGCTACACCGCGCCTGCCCGTGGATGCACTGCTCGCCCGCGCGCGGGCCGCGGTGCCGCCAGATGCGCGTGCGCTGCGCGCGCACATCGAGTCGAACCCCGCGCGCAGCGCCGAGTTCGTTTTCGCGCTGCCTGGCGGGACCAAAGAGAGCGTCTACGTGAATCCTTACGATGGCGCCGTGCTCGGTACGCTGGACGTCGATCGCCGCTTCATGCAAGTCGACCGCATGCTGCATCGCAAGCTCCTGCTCGGCAAGCCCGGCGAGTTGCTCATGGAGTTGGCCGCCTGCTGGACGCTCGTGATGATCGCCACCGGCATTGCGCTCTGGTGGCCGCGCGCGGGTGCTTCGTGGCGCGCTGCGCTGCTGCCTCGCTTCGGCGCGAGCGGACGGCCATTCTGGAAGAGCGTGCACGCGAGCGTCGGCATCTGGCTCGCCGTGGGCGCGCTCGCGTTCGTGCTGAGCGGCTTGCCGTGGACGGGCTCGTGGGGCAAGCAGTTCAAGGCGCTCGCCACGCGCGCGAGCCTCGGCGCGCCGCGCGGCGCGTGGGGTGGCGGCCTCGCGCTGAAGTCGGTCTTGCCGGGTGTGCCGGCCGCTGGCGCGGCCGCAGCTAGCGGCGCCGCGGCGCATCCTCGCACAAGCCACGCCGATCGTCAGGAACAGGGAGAGCACGCGGGCCACGACATGGCGTCGATGCCAGGCATGGTGATGGACGACATGCCACTGCCGCTCGTGCCCTGGGCGGTCGGCGCGGTTCCCGTGCCGCACTCTCGCGACGTGTCCAGCGCACCGCCGCACTGGACGCTCGCCCAGGTGGTCACCCAGATGCACGATCTCGGCGTGCGCGACGGCTACGACATCGTGCTGCCCGCTTCGCCGGACGGCGTCTACACGGTCTCGTACTTTCCGGCCGATCCGAAAGCGGAGCGTACCGTGTATATCGACCAGTACAGCGGCGCCGTCCTGAGGGATATTCGCTATGACGATTACGGCGCGGTCTCGCAAGCCATTTCGTATGGGACGTCGCTGCACATGGGCCGCTACTTTGGCCTCGCTAACCAGCTGATCTGCGCGGCGATCTCACTGGGCCTCGGCGCGCTCGCGGTGACCGGCTTCGCGATGTGGTGGATGCGCCGCCCCGCGCGCGCGATGGGGGCATCTGGCACGCTGGGTGCGCCACTGCGTGAGCGCGCCGCGCCGCCGTTGCGCGCCTGGAAAAGCGCTCTCGTGCTGCTCGGCATCGTGTTTCCGCTGATGGGCGCAACGCTCGTGGCGGTCTGGCTGTTCGACCGCGCAGCCTTCCGACGCGCGTAG